The genome window ACGCCGCCGCCGATTTCCGCCTCGACCCTGCTCGGTCCGTATGCGGTGATTGACAGGGTGTCGTCCGCCGTCATCCACAGGGCGGCGATGAACTTCGGCCACCCCTGGTGGTAGTTGGCCGTGCAGCATCCGAAATGCGGCTCCAGTCCGAAGACGTTGGCGCCGTTGGTGCTGTACGCCCAGTTGCGGTCAGCGGTCGACGCCTCGATCTGGTTGGCCTGCTGATGGTACTGATGCGCACGCATGAGCGGGTCGGATGACGCGGGGAGCAGGTTGTACGCAGCCCCCTCCAGCAGATCCGAATAGGTGGCCTCCCCGGTGACTCGGGCCGCGATCTGCATGGTGAACATGTACTCGACGACCTGGCAGGTCTCCACTCCCCTGGCGGCCTCGCGCCCCGCGAGCCATTCCTCGCCGGAGAACATGCCGTGCACCATGCCGTGCCAGCGGTCGAGGTTCGCCAGTGCCCGCAGGGTCTCCTGATGCGGGTCTCCCTCGCCGAGCATCATCGCGCGCACGGCCGGATTCTTCAGCGCCATCGCGACGTTCGGGCCGTGGGTCCGATGGTCGAAGCCCATCGCTCTTCCGGTGATCAGCCCGTCGCCCAGCGCGTCGTCCCAGTCCAGCCCCTGGATCAGGAGGAGCCTCGCCAGTTCGGTCCACTCGGGACGAGGACTCCGCTCGTGGACCCAGGCCAGTGCGAGCACGTTGTCGATGGCGCGCGCCGCCGCCCAGCTCTGCAGGGGCCGACCGGGAAGCTCGCGGAGCTGGAACTCGTAGTAGCGCTCGAGGAACGGCAGCACCCGCTCGTCCCCTGTCGCCTCCGCATGCTGCTGCAGCACCTTCGCCGCGACCATCCGGGTCCACCAGTCGTCGTTGCTCGAGGGGCCGAACTGACCGCTGGGCTGCTGGCTCTGCAGCATCCATTCGATCCACTTGCGACCCTTGGCGATCAGCGCCTCATCGCCGAGGAGGTGAGCGAGCGGGATCAGACCGTCGAGGTAGTACGGCCCGCGCTCCCAGCTCTCGCCGTCGCCGCCGAGCCAACCGGAGTCGGGGCCGAGATCGTCCCACAGCTCCTCGATGGAACCGGAGAGTCCGTCGGCCTGGATCTGCAGCTGTCGGCGGAGCCAGCCCGATGGGGTCACGGCGCCGAGCGGCAGGGGCGAGAAGGCGGAGTGGATGGATGACATGGGAGTTCTCCTGGGTCGAGACAAGGTTCAGCCGCGCAGCGCGCCCTCGGTGAGACCACCGATGTAGAAGCGCTGAAGCACGAGATAGAGGACGAGGCAGGGCAGGATGGCCACGGTGGTTCCCGCTTGCAGCAGGCCCCAGTCGATCGAACCGTACGCACCGCTTCGGATATTGACGAGCATCACCGACAGCGTGAAGTTCGAGCCGTCGTTGAGCAGGAGCAGCGGAATGAAGAACTCGTTCCACGACACCAGGAACGCGAACAGGGCGACCGTCACCACCCCAGGCAGCACCAAAGGCAACGAGATGCGCAGGAACACTCCGAACGAGCTCGCACCGTCGACCCTGCCTGCCTCTTCGAGCTCGACGGGGATGGCCTCGAAGCTGTTCCGCATCAGGAAGATGCTGAACGGAAGCTGGAACACGGTGAGCACGAGTCCGACAGCGACGAGGCTGTCCTGCATTCCGGCTCGTGCGAACATGAAGTAGAGCGGCAGCACGAGCGTCGCATGCGGCACCATCAGCACGGCGATGACCGCCAGGAAGACGATGTTCTTCCCGCGGAACTGGAAGCGGGCGAAGCCGTAACCGCCCAGCGTGGCGATCACGATGGTCAGCAGCACCGAGACTCCGGCGACGACGAGCGAGTTGCCGATGTACTGCCCGAGCCCCTCGCCGTTCGCGATGAGCTCTTCGTAGTTCTCGCCGCTGAGCTGCTGAGGCCACAGAGTCGGAGGAGAAGAACTCGCCTCTGCCGGGGTCTTGAACGAGTTCAGGGTCGACCACACCAGAGGGAACAGGAACACGAGCGCGAGCACGATTCCGGTGATGTGGTACGGGATTCCCCGCAACGTGTGCCTCGTGCTCGATCGACGACGGCTGCCCATGGTCGTCAGGAGCTGCGTGTCCGTGGTCGAGGTCGAAGTCCGGTCGATGATACTCACTTGTCAGAGCCCTTCACGAACTTCATCTGGAGGCCGTTGATGACCACGAGTGCGACGAGCATGATGATCGACAGGGCCGCCGCCTTGCCGAGGTCGAACGAGGTGAACGCGGTGTTGTAGATCGACATCACCAGCGTGACCGTCGTGTTGTCAGGACCTCCCTGGGTCATGACCACGAACTGGTCGAAAGCGAGCAGCGATCCGGTGACCGAGAGCACGAGCAGGAGCGCCAGGGTCGGACGCAGGAAGGGCAGCGTGATGCTGAAGAAGCGCTGCCACGAGGTCGCGCCGTCCATCATCGCCGCTTCATTGACGCTGGCGGGGATCGATTGCAGCGCCACGAGGAGGATGATGACCTGGAACCCGACGAACTTCCACACGATCATGACCGTGACGGCGAGCGTCGCGCTCAGAGGGGTGTCGAAGAAGCCGACAGGACCGTCGGCGATGCCGAGCCACCGAAGCGCGTGCGCGTAGATGCCGACCTGGTCGTTGTAGTTGACCACCCACATCAGGCTCGCCGTCGAGAGACCGACGACGTAGGGGGCGAAGATCGCGATGCGGTAGAACTTCGACCCGCGTCGCGAGGAATTCAGGAATGCCGCCAACAGAAGCGCCAGGACGAAGATGGCCACGGTCGCGAGCAGCGTGTAGCCGAGGGTGAACAGGATGGCGCCGATGTAGCCCGGGTCGCTGAAGATCTCGACGTAGTTCCCGATTCCGATCACCGTGGGGGATCCGAGAAGCGGCCAGTCGCTCAGCGACATGAACAGCACGATCGCCAGGGGCAGGAGGAAGAGGATCAGGATCGTGACGGCAGTGGGGCCGATGAAAGCCCATCCGGCGAGCTGATGGCGGATGCTGCCGCGGCTCCGGTCGGGTCGGCGCACGTGCGCCGAACCGACCGGAGCAGGGGTGACGACGGACACGGTCAGTTCGCTCCATCCAGCAGTGCCTGCACGGCCTTCTGTCCCTGGGCGAGGGCATCGGGGTCGTCATTGAAGACGACGCCGCGCATCGCGGTCAACCATGGGCCGTTCGGGGAATTGATCGCCTCGCCGTATGGGAGGGTCGAGGGCGTGTAGCCGTTCTCCATGCCTTCGGTGATGGCGGTGAGACGAGGATCGGCTGCGGTGTACTCGTTGCCGGAGAGATCGACGCGGACCGGGAGGTTGCCGTCCTTCGCGACGATGTCCACCTGCGCCTCGTCCTCGAGCGTCCACTCGATGAAGTCCCACGCGGCATCCGCGTTCTTCGTCGTGCTGGACACTCCGATCACGTCACCGCCGACGAACGTGCCGGTGGCCGACCCGTCCGCCGTCGCCAGCGGCATGTACCCCCATTCGAAGTCGACCGTCTCGTTGACCGTCGGAATAGAGTACGAACCGTTCGGCCACATGCCGACCTTGCCCTGAAGGAAGGGTTCCTGCTGAGTCGTGGTATCCCCTGTCGTCGCTCCCGCGGGGACGAGTCCGTCAGCGAAGAGCCGCTGGTACAGCCCGAACCATTCCGCCAGAGCGTCACTGTCGATGTCAGCGGTCTTGCCGTCCGTGCTGATCGGCAGCTCCTCCGCGGCGCGAGCCACGCCGAACGAGGTGTAGGCGTTGCAGCCTGCGCAGTTGCCGGGGAAGTAGAAGCCGTACGTGTCACCGCCGAGTGCCGTGACGGCCTTCGCCGCCTCATAGATCTCGTCGTAGGTCGTAGGCGGGCTCTCGGGGTCGAGACCGGCGGCGGCGAAGAGGTCCTTGTTGTAGAAGATGAAGCTGGAATCGACCTTGTGCGGCACCGCATAGGTCTTTCCGTCGAATGTCGATGCCTCTATGTGCGCGGAGACGAGGTCGTCTCCGAAGGGCAGCGATGCGATCCTGTCGGTGATGTCCATATAGACGGACTGCTTCGCGTAGTTGGGCGCATAGACGACATCGGAGGCGAGGATGTCGGGGAGGGAACCGGCACCGGCCGCGGCACCGACCTTCTGCTGGAAGCTGTCGGACGCGACGATCGTCAGCGAGATCTGCGTGTCGTGCGTCTCGTTGTATGCGTCGACCAGGGCCTGCGTGTAGTCCTGGGTGGAAGACCGCGCCCACATCGTGAGCTCGTCGACATCGTCCGAACCCGACGTCGTCGCCCCGCCGCATGCGGTCAGGACCAGGGCGGCGGTCATCAGACCGGCACCGCCGGCGATAACCCTTCGTACTGCAGTCATTTCTACTCCTCATTGAGATGGACCGGCTGTGATGTCAGTTTCGGGCTACGTCGACGCGAGCACCAAGTTTTTTCCAGTACTTTCCCAAAAATGAGGATTGACTCCCCTGGAAATAGAGAGAAAACTCTTGCGCAAGGAGGGCAACGATGCCGGATCTTTCTCATCCCACCATTTCGGATGTCGCTCGCGACGCAGGAGTGTCCATCAGCACCGTGTCCAAAGCACTGGGCGGAAGCGGCCGCATGCGCGAGGACACCCGCGCACGGATCGTCGACGCGGCGCAGCGCCTCGGCTATTCGGCTCGACCGCGCCGCCAGGAGCCCCGCTCCACTCGGTCGTACACGATCGGCCTGCTGACCACGGACAGCTTCACGCGCTTCGCCATCCCCATGATGCTCGGCGTCGAAGATGCGCTGAGTGCGGGACGCATATCGGTGCTGCTCGCCGACGGGCGCGGAGACCCCATCCGCGAGAACCACCACCTGCAGACCTTCCTCGCCCGCCGCGTCGACGCGATCATCGTCACCGGGCGCCGCGCGGAGGCCCGGGCACCCATCGGCATCCCCACGCGCGTGCCGGTCTGCTACGTCCTGTCCCCGTCGCAGCGCCCGGAGGACCTCTCCATCGTCATCGACGACGAGCAAGGAGCCCGCCTCGCTGTGACGCATCTGCTGTCACTGGGACGCCGGCGGATCGCCTACGTCTCAGGTCCGCAGAAGCACCTCTCGGCGCGGCTCCGCCACGCCGGGATGACAGCGCAGCTGAAGGAGGCGGGAATCGAACACCCCGAAGGCGCCACCCTGTGGGGCGAGTGGAGCGAAGCGTGGGGACGCCAGGCGGCGAGCATCCTCGCCCGATCCGGCACCCACTTCGACGCGGTGTTCTGCGGCAGCGATCAGATCGCGCGCGGCGTCGTGGAACAGCTCCAACAGGAGTCGATCCGAGTGCCGGAGGACGTATCGGTGGTCGGCTTCGACAACTGGGACGTCATGGCTCTCGCTTCTCGTCCGATGCTCACGACGATCGATCCGCGGCTCGACGAGCTCGGCCGGGTCGCTGCGCAATCCGTACTCAGCATCCTCGACGGCAAGGATCTCCGTGGCGAGGTCATGCACGAGTGCGAACTCGTCGTCCGCGAATCGACGTCGGTGCTCCCCTCATGACGGCGTCGGACTGGGCCCCTCCGCTTGTGCGACCGGAGGATCTCGAGCGGCTGACGGAGCACGTGCATGTGATCCCGGACGGGAGCGTGCCGGGGGTTCCGAACGTCGGGATCGTCGTCGGCTCCAGGGCCGTCCTCATCATCGACACCGGAATCGGCGCCCGCAACGGACGCCGCGTCCTCGACGTCGTGACCTCGATCGCCCCCGGTCGACCGCAGAGACTCATGACCACTCACGTGCATCCGGAGCACGACCTCGGAGCAGGCGCCTTCCCCGCCGACACGGTCATGCTCCGGGCGCGCAGCCAGGTCGCGGAGATCGCGGCGGAGGGCCTGCGCGTCGCGGCCGACTTCCGCGGGCGATCGAGCGACTACGCAGACCTGCTCGAAGGTGCCGCGTTCCGCGATGCCGACATCGTGTTCGACGATGCTCTGGAGCTGGATCTCGGAGGAGTTCACGTCCGGCTGCGGTCGATGGGGGCGAACCACACGCCAGGCGACACCGTCGCCCACGTCGTCGAGGATGCGGTGCTGTTCTCCGGCGACATCGCCATGTCGCCGCCGCCGGCCTTCGCCAGCCCCCGGTCGAGCATGCGCCAGTGGG of Microbacterium sp. LWH13-1.2 contains these proteins:
- a CDS encoding MBL fold metallo-hydrolase — translated: MTASDWAPPLVRPEDLERLTEHVHVIPDGSVPGVPNVGIVVGSRAVLIIDTGIGARNGRRVLDVVTSIAPGRPQRLMTTHVHPEHDLGAGAFPADTVMLRARSQVAEIAAEGLRVAADFRGRSSDYADLLEGAAFRDADIVFDDALELDLGGVHVRLRSMGANHTPGDTVAHVVEDAVLFSGDIAMSPPPAFASPRSSMRQWVRSLDVLEEMSARIIVPSHGPVGGDELIDGYRLYFRDVHRRASAARAAGRTVEEAVAEIIDALLPHYPDAGRIAGAVRVSCAEIQENTDDE
- a CDS encoding sugar ABC transporter substrate-binding protein; protein product: MTAVRRVIAGGAGLMTAALVLTACGGATTSGSDDVDELTMWARSSTQDYTQALVDAYNETHDTQISLTIVASDSFQQKVGAAAGAGSLPDILASDVVYAPNYAKQSVYMDITDRIASLPFGDDLVSAHIEASTFDGKTYAVPHKVDSSFIFYNKDLFAAAGLDPESPPTTYDEIYEAAKAVTALGGDTYGFYFPGNCAGCNAYTSFGVARAAEELPISTDGKTADIDSDALAEWFGLYQRLFADGLVPAGATTGDTTTQQEPFLQGKVGMWPNGSYSIPTVNETVDFEWGYMPLATADGSATGTFVGGDVIGVSSTTKNADAAWDFIEWTLEDEAQVDIVAKDGNLPVRVDLSGNEYTAADPRLTAITEGMENGYTPSTLPYGEAINSPNGPWLTAMRGVVFNDDPDALAQGQKAVQALLDGAN
- a CDS encoding sugar ABC transporter permease, whose product is MSVVTPAPVGSAHVRRPDRSRGSIRHQLAGWAFIGPTAVTILILFLLPLAIVLFMSLSDWPLLGSPTVIGIGNYVEIFSDPGYIGAILFTLGYTLLATVAIFVLALLLAAFLNSSRRGSKFYRIAIFAPYVVGLSTASLMWVVNYNDQVGIYAHALRWLGIADGPVGFFDTPLSATLAVTVMIVWKFVGFQVIILLVALQSIPASVNEAAMMDGATSWQRFFSITLPFLRPTLALLLVLSVTGSLLAFDQFVVMTQGGPDNTTVTLVMSIYNTAFTSFDLGKAAALSIIMLVALVVINGLQMKFVKGSDK
- a CDS encoding beta-L-arabinofuranosidase domain-containing protein, with product MSSIHSAFSPLPLGAVTPSGWLRRQLQIQADGLSGSIEELWDDLGPDSGWLGGDGESWERGPYYLDGLIPLAHLLGDEALIAKGRKWIEWMLQSQQPSGQFGPSSNDDWWTRMVAAKVLQQHAEATGDERVLPFLERYYEFQLRELPGRPLQSWAAARAIDNVLALAWVHERSPRPEWTELARLLLIQGLDWDDALGDGLITGRAMGFDHRTHGPNVAMALKNPAVRAMMLGEGDPHQETLRALANLDRWHGMVHGMFSGEEWLAGREAARGVETCQVVEYMFTMQIAARVTGEATYSDLLEGAAYNLLPASSDPLMRAHQYHQQANQIEASTADRNWAYSTNGANVFGLEPHFGCCTANYHQGWPKFIAALWMTADDTLSITAYGPSRVEAEIGGGVLTIVEETDYPFDETIVFRIEASTAERDVALRLRIPEWASDATLTVNGAEISVEADPSGYILVSRRWSAGDEVALTLPMRPRRVKRERQAVGVRLGPLVMVATGGENWYPVPDAKGMGEWEVFPRRSWNFALYPDATVPLEQWSVLRSDVPDVPFGRDGIPVSIQAAGVRDLAEWQRDGANAGNPPDSPVAARWINLVPLVPYGSATIRIAEFPTVVPVVGAKMPAEFGR
- a CDS encoding LacI family DNA-binding transcriptional regulator, which gives rise to MSKALGGSGRMREDTRARIVDAAQRLGYSARPRRQEPRSTRSYTIGLLTTDSFTRFAIPMMLGVEDALSAGRISVLLADGRGDPIRENHHLQTFLARRVDAIIVTGRRAEARAPIGIPTRVPVCYVLSPSQRPEDLSIVIDDEQGARLAVTHLLSLGRRRIAYVSGPQKHLSARLRHAGMTAQLKEAGIEHPEGATLWGEWSEAWGRQAASILARSGTHFDAVFCGSDQIARGVVEQLQQESIRVPEDVSVVGFDNWDVMALASRPMLTTIDPRLDELGRVAAQSVLSILDGKDLRGEVMHECELVVRESTSVLPS
- a CDS encoding carbohydrate ABC transporter permease; the encoded protein is MSIIDRTSTSTTDTQLLTTMGSRRRSSTRHTLRGIPYHITGIVLALVFLFPLVWSTLNSFKTPAEASSSPPTLWPQQLSGENYEELIANGEGLGQYIGNSLVVAGVSVLLTIVIATLGGYGFARFQFRGKNIVFLAVIAVLMVPHATLVLPLYFMFARAGMQDSLVAVGLVLTVFQLPFSIFLMRNSFEAIPVELEEAGRVDGASSFGVFLRISLPLVLPGVVTVALFAFLVSWNEFFIPLLLLNDGSNFTLSVMLVNIRSGAYGSIDWGLLQAGTTVAILPCLVLYLVLQRFYIGGLTEGALRG